DNA from Corynebacterium stationis:
ATACCGCGACATCCCCGATGTCTGTCGCTGCCCCGACGTGCCCAACCGGGTGCAAGTTGTTAAGGCTTGCCCGCGCAGCAGCCGGATCCTGCATTCCGTCGAGGTAGTTCTCGCTCAGGTCTGTGGCTATCCAGCCCGGCGCGATGGCATTGCACCGAATATTGTCCGCTCCCAAGTCCACGGCTAGAGCTTTGGTCATGCCGTGGATACCACCTTTGGATGCGGAATACGCCGCATGCTCGGGATTCGCGCCGATACCTTCAATTGACCCGATATTGACGATGCTGCCACCACCCGACTTCCGAAGATAAGGAAGCGCTGCCTGCGTGAGAAAGAGCGGAGCTTTGAGGTTTACATCCATCATCAGATCCCACTTTTCAGAAGTGATCTCTGAAACCGAGCTCTCAAACATAATTCCGGCATTGTTGACCAAGATATCGATCCGTCCGAAGTATCCCACGGCATCGTCGATCACCTTTTGCAGAGAGTCCGCATCCCGTAGGTCAGCCGACAAGTGCTTTACTTTTGTATTCGCCGAGAGATCTTCATCTATCGGACTGCGCTG
Protein-coding regions in this window:
- a CDS encoding SDR family NAD(P)-dependent oxidoreductase; translation: MQLLEKVAVITGGGRGIGRGIVNRFLEEGASVAIVQRSPIDEDLSANTKVKHLSADLRDADSLQKVIDDAVGYFGRIDILVNNAGIMFESSVSEITSEKWDLMMDVNLKAPLFLTQAALPYLRKSGGGSIVNIGSIEGIGANPEHAAYSASKGGIHGMTKALAVDLGADNIRCNAIAPGWIATDLSENYLDGMQDPAAARASLNNLHPVGHVGAATDIGDVAVFLASDSSRFVSGEVLVVDGGRTAKLSAP